In bacterium, the genomic stretch CGAAACGCGTACCTTTCCAAAAGGGAAACTTGAACTGATTACACTCGGCGGGATGACGTTTGGGCGTGGCACATTCGAACCGGGTTGGAAGTGGTCGGAATCCCTCAAGCCCATCATGAAAACGAACAGTTGTCAGGCGGCCCACACGAGCTATCATGTATCAGGTCGGCTGCATGTCAAGATGGACGATGGAAGCGAGGCGGAGTTCGGACCAGGTGATGTGTCGATACTTCCGCCGGGGCACGATGCGTGGGTGGTTGGAACTGCACCGGTCGTCGTCATTGATATTAGCGGCATGGCAGAGTACGCGAAGCCGAGATGACAGCGATGCTCCGTCGCTAGTAATCCGCAATAGATGACGAGTGAGCGCGGCGGTGGTAGTCCGGCGCGCATCGTGGAGGCCGCGTCGCAATCGGGCGCGGCCTCTCGTTGCTCTTCTTGGGGGGAGCGGTCTGCGTTCAGCGTCTCTTGGGCATGACCTAGCCCAAAGAATGTCGTGCCCGGATTGCCGGGCGTGCCGGGGGGCGATAAAAGTGCGGCGGATGGTTCTGGTAGGGGTCTTGGGTGTGGTGGCTGCGTTCGGTTTGCCGGGATTCACGCTATCCTACGGCGGTGCCTCGATCAGTGGCACCGGAGTCGGAATCGCGAGTGCGGATGATTCGAACGGAGACATTCAAAGCAACTGTCACGAAGGTGAAATGGGGCTTGGTGCTGGCGGGAACGACAAGGACGGCGGCGACTGCATTCCGGGCGTCTTCTAGGTTCGACTTACCTCCCAGAGTTTAGTCCGGTCCAGACAGCGGGAAGAGAGGCCGCGTCGATTCAGGGCGCGGCCTCTTCGTCGTGGCAGAACATGCTCGTCGATTCGAGGGAATAGCCTTGGGCAATCGCGGTACGGGGCATGTCGATCTCCAACCAGGGCGTTCGACTATGTGACGAGAGGGTTCCACAACATGCCATACTCGCCGGGAGGACAGTTCGTGACCAGCGCAGATACCGGAACCGTAGCAGACGTCCGCAGACTCATCGAGGATCGCGTCAAGGCCATCCGGGCAAAGGACGTCAACGCACTCGTGTCCAGATGCGCGCCGGATGTCGTGTCGTTCGATGTTGTCAATCCCCTGCAATATACTGGAGCG encodes the following:
- a CDS encoding cupin domain-containing protein; its protein translation is MASMQKKNHASPDETRTFPKGKLELITLGGMTFGRGTFEPGWKWSESLKPIMKTNSCQAAHTSYHVSGRLHVKMDDGSEAEFGPGDVSILPPGHDAWVVGTAPVVVIDISGMAEYAKPR